A region of Chloroflexota bacterium DNA encodes the following proteins:
- the recJ gene encoding single-stranded-DNA-specific exonuclease RecJ has translation MPPKPKRWLIAPRVSSLTLARFPQLNPLLVQVLHNRNITTPEQVDVFLAPDSLVGNPFTLRGMNETVERLRRAMRAHEPIAVYGDFDVDGVTATALLVQTLEALGAVVKPYIPHRIDEGYGLNKDALAQLKEQGVGVVVTVDCGVRSLPEVAFGKQIGLDMIVTDHHAPSDELPDAFAVVNPKQPGCPYPSKELSGVGVAFKLAQALMRVEERAPINKSPAEISESDLYDLVALGTVADLVPVTGENRLLVKRGLEKLRQSERPGIQALLRQAGVRPETLDTGSIGFTLGPRLNAAGRLEHALMAYDVLTTQYPGEADNLARKLEETNRERQRLTNEMAQRARDAVAGSTEHEHLLFVTAPEFLEGIVGLVASRLTDEYYRPAVAVHFGAEESRGSARSISEFNIVSALDQCRDLLVRHGGHAMAAGFTVRNENLPALEARLKVIAARELGATDLAPTLNVDAEAGLGEMNWNLQKVLEQLAPFGFGNREPVFVSRNVMVRDARLVGAEHLRLMLTDGQAVWDAIAFRQGSWLGSLPKTIDVAYQLEARVWNGDTKLQLNVKDIKIPGEQ, from the coding sequence GTGCCGCCCAAACCAAAACGTTGGCTAATTGCGCCGCGCGTGTCATCGCTGACACTCGCGCGCTTTCCGCAACTCAATCCTCTGCTCGTCCAAGTTCTGCATAATCGTAACATCACCACCCCCGAACAGGTAGACGTGTTCCTCGCTCCCGATTCGCTCGTCGGCAATCCGTTCACGCTGCGCGGAATGAACGAAACGGTCGAACGTTTGCGCCGCGCGATGCGCGCGCACGAACCGATCGCGGTCTACGGCGATTTCGATGTGGATGGCGTGACCGCCACGGCGTTGCTCGTGCAAACACTCGAGGCGCTCGGCGCGGTCGTCAAGCCGTACATCCCGCATCGCATTGACGAAGGGTACGGTTTGAACAAGGACGCGCTCGCGCAGTTGAAAGAACAAGGCGTCGGCGTCGTCGTAACGGTGGACTGCGGCGTGCGTTCGCTGCCCGAAGTCGCGTTCGGCAAACAGATCGGACTCGATATGATCGTGACCGATCATCACGCCCCGAGCGACGAATTGCCGGACGCGTTCGCGGTCGTCAATCCGAAACAACCTGGGTGCCCGTATCCGTCGAAAGAATTGTCCGGCGTGGGCGTCGCGTTCAAACTCGCGCAAGCGTTGATGCGCGTCGAAGAACGCGCGCCGATCAACAAATCGCCTGCCGAAATTTCCGAGAGCGATTTGTACGATCTCGTCGCGCTTGGCACGGTCGCCGATCTCGTGCCGGTGACCGGCGAGAATCGTTTGCTCGTCAAACGCGGCTTGGAAAAATTGCGCCAATCGGAACGACCTGGGATTCAGGCATTGCTGCGTCAAGCGGGCGTGCGCCCGGAAACACTCGATACTGGCTCGATCGGTTTTACGCTCGGTCCGCGACTCAACGCGGCGGGGCGACTCGAACACGCGTTGATGGCGTACGATGTGTTGACGACCCAGTATCCCGGCGAAGCGGACAATCTCGCGCGCAAACTCGAAGAGACGAATCGCGAACGCCAACGCTTGACGAACGAAATGGCGCAACGCGCGCGCGACGCGGTGGCGGGTTCGACGGAGCACGAACACTTGTTGTTTGTGACCGCGCCGGAATTTCTCGAAGGCATTGTCGGTTTGGTCGCGAGCCGGTTAACCGACGAATACTATCGTCCGGCGGTCGCGGTGCATTTTGGCGCGGAGGAAAGTCGCGGCTCGGCGCGCAGTATCAGCGAGTTCAACATTGTGTCCGCGCTCGATCAATGCCGCGATTTGCTCGTGCGTCACGGTGGTCACGCGATGGCGGCGGGGTTCACGGTGCGGAACGAAAACCTGCCCGCGCTCGAAGCGCGCCTCAAAGTGATCGCCGCACGTGAACTGGGCGCGACCGATCTCGCGCCGACCTTGAACGTGGATGCCGAAGCCGGGCTAGGTGAGATGAATTGGAACCTGCAAAAAGTGTTGGAGCAACTTGCGCCGTTCGGCTTTGGTAATCGCGAACCAGTGTTTGTGAGCCGCAATGTCATGGTGCGCGATGCGCGGCTCGTCGGCGCGGAGCACTTGCGTTTGATGTTGACCGACGGGCAAGCCGTGTGGGATGCGATCGCGTTTCGGCAGGGGAGCTGGCTTGGTTCGTTACCCAAGACGATTGACGTGGCGTACCAACTCGAAGCGCGCGTGTGGAACGGCGATACGAAATTGCAGTTGAACGTCAAGGACATCAAGATACCTGGGGAGCAGTGA
- a CDS encoding cellulase family glycosylhydrolase, with amino-acid sequence MTRRDFLKLAAALVGGALTPTMPITAQESSSLVTVRGDQFYDRGVRFPIRGFNYYPRVHPWRTFNVGEWEPRVTERELILGANLGANVVRMFIDFNASLDNTKAQQRRDDYFAPIARYMANVREFLDIAGRLNLKVIFTLFDSMDWSFYLPQNHWIADAYLEELLPPFINDPRILCWDLQNEPDRALRQFNADAVIAFFKHVSEEIRRLDPHHLQTIGWIDRARAQYIPALDKYLDFWCFHFYDKAERMNDLLKFYKTQTTKPVLLQEFGLATGGPGPDGAFTERDQAAHYETILAALEENKMCGSVFWALVDFPIGLAGNPPIQTDSPENHFGVFRLDYSEKPVAAVLRKYWRGYPLPGLTPQ; translated from the coding sequence TTGACCCGTCGAGATTTTCTCAAACTTGCCGCCGCACTTGTAGGCGGCGCGCTCACGCCGACGATGCCAATCACCGCGCAAGAGTCGTCGTCACTCGTCACAGTGCGCGGCGATCAATTCTATGATCGCGGCGTGCGGTTTCCGATTCGCGGCTTCAACTATTATCCGCGCGTACATCCCTGGCGCACGTTCAACGTCGGCGAGTGGGAGCCGCGCGTCACCGAACGCGAACTCATCCTCGGCGCGAACCTGGGTGCGAACGTCGTGCGGATGTTCATTGATTTCAACGCGTCGCTCGACAACACCAAAGCGCAACAGCGCCGCGACGACTATTTTGCGCCGATAGCGCGGTACATGGCGAACGTGCGCGAGTTTCTCGATATCGCCGGGCGATTGAATCTCAAAGTGATTTTCACACTGTTCGACAGCATGGACTGGTCGTTCTATCTGCCGCAGAATCACTGGATCGCCGACGCGTACCTCGAAGAATTACTGCCGCCCTTTATCAACGACCCGCGTATCCTGTGCTGGGATTTGCAGAACGAGCCGGATCGCGCGTTGCGTCAATTCAACGCCGACGCGGTGATCGCGTTCTTCAAACACGTCTCCGAAGAAATTCGCCGACTCGACCCGCATCATTTGCAAACGATCGGTTGGATTGATCGCGCCCGCGCGCAGTACATACCCGCGCTCGACAAGTATCTCGACTTTTGGTGTTTTCATTTTTACGACAAAGCCGAGCGCATGAACGACCTGCTCAAATTCTACAAAACGCAAACGACCAAGCCGGTGCTACTGCAAGAATTCGGTTTGGCGACTGGCGGACCTGGACCGGATGGCGCGTTCACCGAGCGCGATCAAGCCGCGCATTACGAAACAATTCTCGCCGCGCTCGAAGAGAACAAAATGTGCGGCTCGGTTTTCTGGGCGCTCGTAGATTTTCCGATTGGCTTGGCGGGCAATCCTCCGATTCAAACGGATTCGCCGGAAAATCACTTTGGCGTTTTCCGGCTCGACTATTCCGAAAAGCCGGTCGCCGCCGTGCTTCGCAAGTACTGGCGCGGATATCCGTTGCCGGGATTGACGCCGCAGTAG
- a CDS encoding PspC domain-containing protein — MARKMYRSRTEKMLGGVCDGLAELFDIDPTLVRLVFVLATLWGGFGIIVYLVLWWIAPYKDEIKTPGA, encoded by the coding sequence ATGGCTCGCAAAATGTATCGCAGTCGTACGGAGAAAATGCTCGGCGGTGTGTGTGACGGCTTGGCAGAACTGTTCGACATTGACCCGACCTTGGTTCGACTCGTCTTTGTGCTCGCGACGTTGTGGGGTGGATTCGGTATCATCGTCTACCTCGTCTTGTGGTGGATCGCGCCGTACAAAGACGAAATCAAAACGCCGGGTGCATAA
- a CDS encoding NAD-dependent deacylase, protein MRSASRVAVLTGAGVSAESGIPTFRDAQTGLWRKFDPLQLATAEAFARNPKLVWEWYEWRRELCRDKQPNPGHIALAEMATLFSDFTLITQNIDGLHQRAGSREVIELHGNLERDKCARENIVVDRAQARARDGMFACPRCGAYLRPDVVWFGETLPQESLDRAFRAAMQCDAFLAVGTSALVEPAASLPRVAKQAGAFVVEINPDETPLSPLADAVVRAKSGDALPALLAALREENK, encoded by the coding sequence TTGCGGTCTGCGTCTCGCGTCGCCGTGCTCACCGGCGCGGGCGTATCGGCGGAGAGTGGCATTCCAACGTTTCGCGACGCGCAAACCGGCTTGTGGCGCAAGTTCGATCCGTTGCAACTTGCCACGGCGGAAGCGTTCGCGCGGAATCCCAAACTCGTGTGGGAGTGGTACGAGTGGCGACGCGAGTTGTGCCGCGACAAACAACCAAACCCAGGACACATCGCGCTCGCGGAGATGGCGACGTTGTTTTCGGATTTTACGCTCATCACGCAGAACATTGACGGCTTGCATCAGCGCGCCGGTTCGCGCGAGGTGATCGAATTGCACGGCAATCTCGAACGCGATAAATGCGCGCGCGAAAATATCGTCGTGGATCGCGCACAAGCGCGTGCGCGCGACGGTATGTTCGCGTGTCCGCGTTGCGGCGCGTACTTGCGCCCCGATGTTGTGTGGTTCGGCGAAACTTTGCCGCAAGAATCGCTCGACCGCGCGTTTCGCGCGGCGATGCAGTGCGACGCGTTTCTCGCGGTTGGCACCTCCGCGCTCGTCGAACCGGCGGCATCTCTCCCGCGCGTTGCCAAGCAAGCCGGCGCGTTCGTCGTCGAGATCAACCCGGACGAAACGCCGCTCTCGCCGCTTGCCGACGCGGTCGTGCGCGCGAAATCCGGCGACGCGTTGCCGGCGTTGCTCGCCGCGTTGAGAGAGGAAAACAAGTAA
- a CDS encoding LysM peptidoglycan-binding domain-containing protein — translation MKRELLVTLIVFGILGLLFWLGRAPTSPTQAQGEEPTKAPYVFPTPIFIPTFPPDPAATTSAPAPTSAPAAANNPTPARAADPGSSDRTYTIVSGDSPWIIAQKMYNDGTKYKIILDANNLTTSSKLKVGSTLIIPPLAGTPRPSAPTATSAAPTLAPIATAPTIAPTIAATGTLTATVPITTTVATTRTATGLLPPGVVSFAASAFNVLSVVAFIGSLATAVLALLAFERSRRFAVVESRKGRLTRRLSR, via the coding sequence ATGAAACGTGAATTACTAGTTACGTTGATAGTCTTTGGCATCCTGGGTCTGTTATTCTGGCTGGGACGCGCGCCCACATCACCAACCCAGGCGCAGGGCGAAGAGCCGACCAAAGCGCCGTACGTTTTTCCAACGCCGATTTTCATCCCGACATTTCCGCCCGACCCTGCCGCAACGACAAGCGCACCCGCACCGACCAGCGCGCCCGCAGCGGCGAACAACCCCACACCCGCCCGCGCCGCCGACCCAGGATCGAGTGATCGCACGTATACGATTGTGTCCGGCGACAGCCCGTGGATCATCGCGCAAAAAATGTACAACGACGGGACCAAGTACAAGATCATTCTCGATGCGAACAACCTCACGACGAGTTCCAAGTTAAAGGTTGGGAGCACGTTGATTATTCCACCGCTTGCCGGAACACCTCGCCCGTCCGCCCCAACCGCGACCAGCGCCGCGCCAACGCTTGCGCCGATTGCGACCGCGCCGACCATTGCGCCCACGATTGCGGCAACAGGTACGCTGACCGCGACGGTCCCGATTACCACAACCGTCGCAACAACGCGCACCGCGACAGGTTTACTTCCGCCCGGCGTCGTATCATTCGCCGCTTCGGCATTCAACGTATTGAGCGTTGTCGCGTTCATCGGCTCGCTCGCGACTGCCGTGCTGGCGCTCCTCGCGTTCGAACGCTCGCGGCGATTCGCGGTCGTCGAATCGCGCAAGGGACGCTTGACGCGACGATTGAGCCGGTAA
- a CDS encoding response regulator transcription factor, translating into MKVLLADDDRDLVDLLRYTFQRAGYSVVTAFDGEMALRALKAEAPDLVVLDLMMPKRNGMEVLKDARRDGDVPIIVLTGLGDEDHVVSALELGADDYLVKPFRPRELRARAQSLLRRSTSDSTSQPKMALPLALGDIKLDPNAREVSVAGAATQLTRTEFDLLHYLMRNREVVLSASDIIAAVWGYEADENDEVVKVAISRLRRKIEHDPSNPRYIVTVHGVGYKFQSKETDM; encoded by the coding sequence ATGAAAGTATTGTTGGCGGACGATGATCGCGACTTGGTGGATTTGTTGCGCTACACGTTTCAACGCGCGGGTTATTCCGTCGTCACCGCGTTCGACGGCGAGATGGCTCTGCGCGCGCTTAAAGCCGAAGCGCCGGATCTCGTCGTACTCGATTTGATGATGCCGAAACGCAATGGCATGGAAGTGCTGAAAGACGCACGGCGCGACGGCGATGTGCCGATCATCGTGCTCACCGGGTTGGGTGATGAAGATCACGTCGTTAGCGCGCTCGAACTCGGCGCGGACGATTACCTCGTCAAGCCGTTTCGTCCGCGCGAGTTGCGCGCGCGGGCACAGTCGTTGTTGCGGCGCAGTACGAGCGACAGCACCAGCCAGCCCAAAATGGCGTTGCCGCTCGCGTTGGGCGACATCAAACTCGACCCCAACGCGCGCGAGGTGAGCGTGGCTGGTGCGGCAACGCAACTGACGCGCACCGAGTTCGATTTGCTGCACTACTTGATGCGGAATCGCGAAGTGGTTCTCAGCGCGTCGGATATTATCGCGGCGGTGTGGGGTTATGAAGCGGACGAGAACGACGAGGTCGTCAAGGTCGCCATCTCGCGCCTGCGTCGCAAAATTGAACATGACCCGTCGAACCCGCGTTATATCGTGACGGTTCACGGCGTGGGGTACAAGTTTCAAAGCAAGGAAACGGATATGTAG
- a CDS encoding NUDIX hydrolase: protein MTDSREYPARPICGVGVIVWHDDRVLLIQRGKPPNVGMWGLPGGAIELGESLREAAAREVREECGIEIALGEVVEVVDIVTRDAENRVQYHYVVVDFAAQHTRGELHADSDVTDARWVTRDELLKYDVPNLTRRVILKSFERETKP from the coding sequence ATGACTGATTCGCGCGAATACCCCGCCCGTCCGATTTGCGGCGTCGGTGTCATTGTGTGGCACGACGACCGCGTGCTGTTGATTCAGCGCGGCAAGCCGCCGAATGTGGGAATGTGGGGCTTGCCCGGCGGCGCAATCGAGTTGGGCGAATCGTTGCGCGAGGCGGCGGCGCGCGAAGTACGTGAAGAGTGTGGCATCGAGATTGCGCTCGGCGAAGTGGTCGAGGTGGTAGACATTGTCACGCGCGACGCGGAGAATCGCGTGCAGTATCACTATGTCGTCGTGGATTTCGCCGCGCAGCACACGCGCGGCGAGTTGCACGCGGACAGCGACGTGACGGATGCGCGCTGGGTCACGCGCGATGAACTGCTCAAGTACGATGTGCCCAACCTGACGCGCCGCGTCATTCTCAAATCGTTTGAGCGCGAAACGAAACCATGA
- a CDS encoding GNAT family N-acetyltransferase → MSDFKSIAQQFLDALVANDAARFDAILAPDAGLRLSGVPSSEAHRPRERVVRRLLDESAMWRDARVQMLSAVSEGDCVAMQFRIQATEHERYVEHNRAAFLTLREDRIEMIDLYAPAPIPSARRDKHWIAPATLTDDEINRLFDSMQYAWDVYEWMPPIVSGTQSLSASRWGSGDAHPGSNGIANVRWSAAEADAKIEEVIAYHRARHIGFCWFVNPFDTPLDLRERLERHGFALAGDQAIMARVRLDRLDIPVNPEVTIDLVDGSDDRVIEEKLRIIATCFNWTPAQVDERRPGMYERLKNPKFREEEIHYLARLGGAAVADARIVLRGGIAYLGGASTLPEFRSRRIYSTLLRRRLEDAHARGYHIAAIHAEPMSRRVVSRYGFREYAKAYLYGWMPVMDLNVIKSLVPDD, encoded by the coding sequence ATGAGTGATTTCAAATCCATCGCCCAACAATTTCTCGACGCGCTCGTCGCCAACGATGCGGCGCGGTTCGACGCGATTCTCGCGCCCGATGCCGGTCTGCGCCTCAGCGGTGTACCAAGCAGCGAGGCGCATCGCCCGCGCGAACGCGTCGTGCGCCGGTTGCTCGACGAATCGGCGATGTGGCGCGATGCGCGTGTCCAAATGCTTTCAGCGGTGAGCGAAGGCGATTGCGTCGCGATGCAATTTCGCATTCAAGCAACCGAGCACGAACGCTACGTCGAGCACAATCGCGCGGCGTTCTTGACGCTGCGCGAGGATCGCATCGAGATGATTGATCTCTATGCGCCTGCGCCGATTCCGAGCGCCCGCCGCGACAAGCATTGGATTGCGCCGGCGACGCTGACTGATGACGAGATCAATCGCCTGTTCGATTCGATGCAGTACGCGTGGGATGTGTACGAATGGATGCCCCCAATCGTGAGCGGCACGCAAAGTCTCTCGGCTTCGCGTTGGGGTTCGGGCGACGCGCATCCCGGCAGTAATGGCATCGCGAATGTGCGCTGGAGCGCGGCGGAAGCGGACGCGAAAATCGAAGAGGTGATCGCGTATCATCGCGCGCGCCACATTGGATTTTGTTGGTTCGTCAATCCGTTCGACACGCCGCTCGATTTGCGCGAACGCTTGGAGCGGCATGGTTTCGCGCTCGCGGGCGATCAAGCGATCATGGCGCGCGTGAGATTGGATCGGCTCGATATTCCAGTCAACCCCGAAGTGACGATTGATCTCGTGGATGGTTCGGACGACCGAGTGATCGAAGAGAAATTGCGGATCATCGCGACGTGTTTCAATTGGACGCCCGCGCAGGTGGACGAACGGCGCCCAGGCATGTATGAGCGGCTCAAGAATCCCAAGTTTCGCGAAGAAGAAATTCACTACTTGGCGCGGCTGGGTGGCGCGGCGGTCGCCGACGCGCGCATTGTTCTGCGCGGGGGCATCGCCTACCTGGGTGGTGCGTCCACGTTGCCGGAATTTCGCAGCCGCCGAATCTATTCGACGTTGCTGCGGCGACGCTTGGAGGACGCGCACGCGCGCGGGTATCACATCGCCGCGATTCACGCCGAGCCAATGTCTCGCCGCGTCGTCAGCCGCTATGGTTTTCGCGAGTACGCCAAAGCGTACCTGTACGGTTGGATGCCGGTGATGGATTTGAACGTCATCAAATCGCTCGTGCCAGATGATTGA
- a CDS encoding YggU family protein encodes MISESKGAVTFAVKVIPRASKNQIVGIEGDAVKIRLNAPPVEGKANDALIAFLAEKLGVPRSNVEIIVGETSRRKVIRVRGATVQQVEEKL; translated from the coding sequence ATGATTTCCGAATCGAAAGGCGCGGTCACGTTCGCGGTCAAGGTGATCCCGCGCGCAAGCAAGAATCAAATCGTGGGCATTGAAGGCGACGCGGTCAAGATTCGTTTGAACGCGCCGCCGGTCGAAGGCAAAGCGAACGACGCGCTCATCGCGTTCCTCGCGGAAAAACTGGGTGTGCCGCGTTCGAACGTCGAAATCATTGTGGGAGAAACTTCGCGGCGCAAAGTGATTCGCGTGCGCGGCGCGACGGTGCAGCAGGTTGAAGAAAAATTGTAG